One genomic window of Mycolicibacterium neoaurum includes the following:
- a CDS encoding GNAT family N-acetyltransferase gives MGMGQVRVARLTETDWRAFAGMRLRALTDSLGDRSPHYRHESTFTAAQWRRRLRAHAQFALVIDNRAVGLIGAQRQGPESVYLYSLWLDPTARGRGLGRTLVAGAVDWARSQRVHRVTLRVNRDNAPALAVYDSLGFTTVSCDAGADDDAPEVTMTLTVN, from the coding sequence ATGGGCATGGGGCAGGTGCGCGTGGCCAGGCTCACCGAGACGGACTGGCGCGCTTTCGCGGGTATGCGATTGCGGGCGCTCACCGATTCGCTGGGCGACCGCAGTCCGCATTACCGGCATGAGAGCACATTCACCGCTGCGCAATGGCGCCGGCGGCTACGCGCGCACGCGCAGTTCGCGCTCGTCATCGACAATCGGGCGGTCGGTCTGATCGGCGCTCAGCGCCAGGGGCCGGAATCGGTGTACCTGTACTCGCTGTGGCTGGATCCGACCGCGCGTGGCCGCGGGCTCGGGCGCACGCTGGTCGCGGGAGCGGTCGATTGGGCGCGCAGCCAGCGGGTGCACCGGGTCACCTTGCGGGTCAACCGCGACAACGCCCCGGCGTTGGCGGTCTACGACAGCCTCGGATTCACCACGGTGTCCTGCGATGCGGGCGCGGATGATGACGCGCCCGAGGTCACGATGACGCTGACCGTGAATTGA
- the murD gene encoding UDP-N-acetylmuramoyl-L-alanine--D-glutamate ligase → MIEVAGRIVGIWGLGKEGLSMARTASAHGAERIIAVDDRAIDGSAPDMPRLTVHYGPDAPNTLRNCDIVFVSPGVPWQHPVYEDMRRNGPPVSSAADWYMARHGAQTIGVTGTKGKSTTASFLAHLLAGLGVPAVAAGNIGTPLSDLSPAAGQWVVAELSSQQCALLSTSPAVAVITNLYQDHLDWHGDIASYYSAKAAVFARGARVLITTAGVTSALRGIGIEDFPPLRELSTTEVYRPAGDSVLAYPHNAVNAALAAAAAAEVLGRPVAESEIDSAAATFTGLPHRLQTVRTTAGRRWIDDTLATTGESVVAALSAMPDDDRIALIVGGMDRSLDYRQVDRFLCAGTRDVTLIQAPTNGPLIGVEFAEAHPDRTHRVGGLDEAVRLAAGLPGIDAVLLSPGAASYDLYRNYEAKGAAFCAVIDSL, encoded by the coding sequence ATGATTGAGGTGGCGGGCCGCATCGTCGGTATCTGGGGGCTGGGCAAGGAAGGGCTCTCGATGGCCCGGACGGCGTCAGCACACGGTGCCGAGCGCATCATCGCGGTGGATGACCGCGCGATCGACGGCAGCGCACCCGATATGCCGCGGCTGACCGTCCACTACGGTCCCGATGCGCCGAATACGTTGCGCAACTGCGATATCGTATTCGTCAGCCCCGGCGTGCCGTGGCAGCATCCGGTCTACGAGGACATGCGGCGCAACGGTCCGCCGGTCTCCAGTGCCGCCGACTGGTACATGGCCCGCCACGGCGCGCAGACGATCGGTGTCACCGGCACCAAGGGCAAGAGCACCACGGCGTCGTTCCTGGCTCATCTGCTGGCCGGTCTCGGTGTGCCTGCCGTCGCGGCGGGCAACATCGGCACGCCGCTCTCGGACCTGTCGCCGGCGGCCGGGCAATGGGTTGTCGCCGAGCTGTCCAGCCAGCAGTGCGCGCTGCTGAGCACCTCGCCTGCGGTGGCGGTGATCACCAACCTCTACCAGGACCATCTCGACTGGCATGGCGACATCGCGTCCTACTACTCGGCCAAGGCTGCGGTATTCGCCCGCGGCGCACGGGTTCTGATCACCACGGCCGGGGTGACGTCGGCGTTACGTGGGATCGGTATCGAGGATTTCCCCCCACTGCGTGAGCTGTCGACGACGGAGGTGTATCGACCGGCGGGTGATTCGGTGTTGGCGTACCCGCACAACGCGGTCAATGCCGCTTTGGCCGCCGCGGCGGCGGCCGAGGTCCTCGGCAGGCCGGTGGCCGAGTCTGAGATCGATTCGGCGGCAGCCACTTTCACCGGTCTGCCGCACCGGCTGCAGACGGTGCGCACCACTGCGGGCAGGCGCTGGATCGACGACACGCTGGCCACCACGGGGGAGAGTGTGGTGGCTGCATTGTCGGCGATGCCCGACGACGACCGTATCGCGCTGATCGTGGGTGGGATGGACAGGTCATTGGATTACCGACAGGTCGACAGGTTCCTCTGCGCGGGCACCCGCGATGTGACCCTGATCCAGGCTCCCACCAACGGGCCGTTGATCGGGGTCGAGTTCGCCGAGGCGCACCCCGACCGGACGCACCGGGTCGGGGGGCTCGATGAGGCGGTGCGCCTGGCCGCGGGATTGCCCGGCATCGACGCCGTGCTGCTCTCCCCGGGGGCGGCCAGCTATGACCTCTACCGCAACTACGAGGCCAAAGGCGCAGCATTCTGCGCTGTCATCGACAGCCTCTAA
- the uvrC gene encoding excinuclease ABC subunit UvrC gives MPDPATYRPAPGSIPVEPGVYRFRDPHGRVIYVGKAKSLRSRLNSYFADLSALAPRTRQMVTTAGSVEWTVVSTEVEALQLEYNWIKEFDPRFNIRYRDDKSYPVLAVTLNEEYPRLFVYRGPRRKGVRYFGPYAHAWAIRETLDLLTRVFPARTCSGGVFKRHSQIDRPCLLGYIDKCSAPCVGKVDAAAHRKIVEDFCDFLAGKTDRLVRDLEKQMNSAAEDLDFERAARLRDDIGALRRALEKQTVVFGDGTDADVVAFADDELEAAVQVFHVRGGRVRGQRGWVLEKSSEPGASGQEYLVEQFLTQFYGDQAELGAGGTGNVSAADDATTPVPREVLVPVLPDNAEELTTWLSELRGSRVRLRVPVRGDKKALAETVHRNAKEALAQHKLKRAGDFNARSAALQSIQDFLELPDAPLRIECVDISHVQGTDVVASLVVFEDGLPRKSDYRHYAIREAAGDGRSDDVASIAEVTRRRFARHVADIEQPMVAEGKSRRFAYPPNLFVVDGGAPQVNAAQAVLDDLGITDVAVIGLAKRLEEVWVPALEGAPSEPIIFPRTSEGLYLLQRIRDEAHRFAITFHRSKRSKRMTASALDSVRGLGEHRRKALVTHFGSVARLRSASVAEITAVPGIGVATAEAVLAALGVESDSAGDAPVVSDPPGADVNNDRDDTAHDEAEAAVQTTSETTTG, from the coding sequence GTGCCAGACCCCGCGACCTACCGCCCGGCACCGGGTTCGATTCCTGTCGAACCCGGTGTCTATCGGTTCCGCGACCCGCACGGCCGGGTGATCTACGTCGGCAAGGCCAAGAGCCTGCGCAGCCGACTCAACTCGTACTTCGCCGATCTGTCGGCGCTGGCGCCGCGGACGCGCCAGATGGTCACCACCGCGGGCAGCGTCGAGTGGACGGTGGTGAGCACCGAGGTCGAGGCCCTCCAGCTGGAGTACAACTGGATCAAGGAGTTCGATCCGCGCTTCAACATCCGGTATCGCGACGACAAGTCCTATCCGGTGCTGGCGGTCACCCTCAACGAGGAGTATCCGCGACTGTTCGTCTACCGCGGACCGCGTCGTAAAGGTGTGCGTTACTTCGGCCCCTACGCGCATGCCTGGGCCATCCGCGAGACGTTGGACCTGTTGACCCGGGTGTTCCCCGCCCGCACGTGTTCGGGAGGGGTCTTCAAGCGGCACAGCCAGATCGACCGGCCGTGCCTGCTCGGGTACATCGACAAGTGTTCGGCACCGTGCGTGGGCAAGGTGGACGCCGCCGCCCACCGCAAGATCGTCGAGGACTTCTGCGACTTCCTTGCCGGCAAGACCGACCGGTTGGTGCGTGATCTGGAAAAGCAGATGAACTCCGCGGCAGAGGATCTGGACTTCGAGCGCGCAGCGCGGCTGCGCGATGACATCGGGGCTCTCCGTCGCGCACTGGAGAAACAGACCGTCGTGTTCGGCGACGGCACCGATGCCGACGTGGTGGCGTTCGCCGACGATGAGCTGGAAGCCGCCGTGCAGGTGTTCCACGTGCGCGGCGGCCGGGTGCGCGGGCAGCGGGGATGGGTGCTGGAGAAGTCTTCGGAGCCCGGTGCCTCGGGCCAGGAGTATCTCGTCGAGCAGTTCCTCACCCAGTTCTATGGTGATCAGGCCGAATTGGGCGCCGGCGGTACCGGCAACGTGTCCGCCGCGGATGATGCGACCACGCCGGTCCCGCGCGAGGTGCTGGTGCCGGTGCTGCCGGACAACGCCGAAGAATTGACCACCTGGCTCAGTGAGCTGCGCGGCTCCCGGGTCCGGTTACGTGTTCCGGTGCGCGGCGACAAGAAGGCACTTGCCGAGACGGTGCACCGCAACGCCAAGGAGGCGCTTGCCCAGCACAAACTCAAGCGCGCCGGTGATTTCAATGCGAGATCTGCTGCGCTGCAGAGTATTCAGGACTTCTTGGAATTGCCTGACGCGCCACTGCGCATCGAATGTGTCGATATCAGCCATGTGCAGGGCACCGATGTGGTCGCCTCGCTCGTCGTCTTCGAGGACGGCCTGCCGCGCAAATCCGACTACCGGCACTACGCCATCCGTGAGGCCGCCGGCGATGGCCGCTCCGATGACGTGGCCTCGATCGCCGAGGTGACCCGCCGCCGGTTCGCCCGCCATGTCGCCGATATCGAACAGCCGATGGTGGCCGAGGGTAAATCGCGCAGATTCGCCTACCCGCCGAACCTGTTCGTGGTCGACGGCGGCGCGCCGCAGGTCAATGCCGCCCAGGCGGTCCTCGACGATCTGGGCATCACCGATGTTGCGGTGATCGGGCTGGCCAAGCGCCTCGAGGAGGTGTGGGTCCCCGCCCTGGAAGGTGCGCCGAGCGAGCCGATCATCTTCCCGCGCACCAGCGAGGGGCTGTATCTGCTGCAGCGCATCCGCGATGAGGCGCACCGATTCGCCATCACCTTCCATCGGTCCAAGCGGTCCAAGCGGATGACGGCCTCGGCGCTGGACTCGGTGCGCGGGCTCGGGGAGCATCGTCGTAAGGCGCTGGTGACGCACTTCGGTTCGGTGGCGCGGCTGCGCTCGGCCAGCGTCGCGGAGATCACCGCGGTGCCCGGTATCGGGGTGGCCACGGCCGAGGCTGTCCTTGCGGCGCTGGGAGTCGAATCCGATTCGGCCGGCGACGCCCCGGTCGTTTCCGACCCGCCGGGCGCCGATGTGAACAATGATCGTGACGACACGGCACATGACGAGGCCGAGGCGGCAGTGCAGACCACATCAGAGACAACGACGGGGTGA
- the rapZ gene encoding RNase adapter RapZ, which yields MSEESGIDVVLVTGLSGAGRGTAAKVLEDLGWYVADNLPPELIARMVDLGLDAGSRITQLALVMDVRSRGFTGDLDSVRNELATRGITPRVLFMEAADDILVRRYEQNRRSHPLQGNQTLAEGIAAERAMLAPVRAGADLVIDTSKLAVPALRESIERAFGGEAVAETNVTVESFGYKYGLPMDADTVMDVRFLPNPHWVDELRPHTGQHPAVRDFVLGQDGAAEFLDTYHRLLGVVIDGYRREGKRYMTVAIGCTGGKHRSVAIAEALAGLLQEGDANLTVRALHRDLGRE from the coding sequence ATGAGCGAAGAATCGGGAATCGACGTCGTCCTGGTCACCGGATTGTCCGGTGCCGGCCGGGGCACCGCCGCCAAGGTGCTCGAGGATCTCGGCTGGTACGTCGCCGACAACCTGCCCCCGGAGCTGATCGCCCGGATGGTCGATCTGGGGCTGGACGCCGGGTCGCGGATCACCCAGCTGGCGCTGGTGATGGATGTCCGCTCGCGCGGATTCACCGGTGATCTCGACTCAGTGCGTAACGAGCTGGCGACCCGCGGGATCACGCCGCGCGTGCTGTTCATGGAGGCAGCGGACGACATCCTGGTGCGTCGGTACGAACAAAACCGCCGAAGTCATCCGTTGCAGGGCAACCAGACCCTTGCCGAGGGCATCGCCGCCGAGCGTGCGATGCTCGCCCCCGTCCGGGCCGGCGCCGACCTTGTGATCGACACCTCGAAGCTGGCGGTACCCGCGCTGCGCGAGAGCATCGAGCGCGCGTTCGGGGGTGAGGCCGTCGCCGAGACCAATGTCACCGTCGAGTCCTTCGGCTACAAGTACGGCCTGCCGATGGACGCCGATACCGTGATGGACGTCCGGTTCCTGCCCAACCCGCACTGGGTGGACGAGCTGCGACCGCACACCGGCCAGCATCCGGCCGTTCGGGATTTCGTGCTCGGACAGGACGGGGCCGCGGAGTTCCTGGACACCTACCATCGACTGCTTGGCGTCGTCATCGACGGCTACCGGCGGGAGGGAAAGCGCTACATGACGGTGGCAATCGGCTGCACCGGCGGCAAGCATCGCAGCGTGGCGATCGCCGAAGCGCTGGCCGGGTTGCTGCAGGAGGGTGACGCGAACTTGACGGTACGGGCACTGCACCGAGACCTCGGACGCGAGTGA
- a CDS encoding uridine diphosphate-N-acetylglucosamine-binding protein YvcK: MSSPRIVALGGGHGLYATLSAARRLSPHVTAIVTVADDGGSSGRLRSELDVIPPGDLRMALAALASDSPHGRLWATIIQHRFGGSGALAGHPIGNLLLAGLSEVLADPVAALDELGRILDLKGRVLPMCPVALQIEADVAGLESDPRMFRVIRGQVAVATTVGQVRRVRLLPGDPPATRQAVDAIMAADLVVLGPGSWFTSVIPHVLVPGLAAALNATTARRALVLNLAAEPGETAGFSAERHIHVLAQHAPGFRVDEIIIDACRVPSDREREQLVRTAALLGAQVEFADVSRPGTQLHDPSMLAAALEGVRVRGPMPGVIGEQPTTPAPVRPGDLRHGEHGQRSMNAPRGDDSWR; encoded by the coding sequence ATGAGCTCACCGCGCATCGTCGCCCTCGGCGGAGGGCACGGTCTGTACGCGACGCTGTCGGCTGCCAGACGGCTCAGTCCGCACGTGACCGCCATCGTCACCGTCGCCGATGACGGCGGCTCGTCGGGCCGGCTGCGCAGCGAACTGGACGTCATCCCTCCGGGTGACCTGCGAATGGCGTTGGCGGCGTTGGCCTCCGACAGCCCGCATGGCCGCCTCTGGGCGACGATCATCCAGCACCGGTTCGGCGGTAGTGGCGCCCTGGCCGGCCACCCCATCGGCAACCTGCTGCTCGCGGGTCTGAGCGAGGTGCTCGCCGATCCGGTGGCCGCGCTCGACGAGCTGGGCCGCATCCTGGACCTCAAGGGCCGCGTCCTGCCGATGTGCCCGGTGGCGCTGCAGATCGAGGCCGACGTGGCAGGGCTGGAATCCGACCCGCGGATGTTCCGGGTGATCCGCGGACAGGTGGCGGTCGCGACCACCGTCGGGCAGGTCCGCCGGGTGCGGCTGTTGCCCGGTGATCCGCCGGCCACCCGACAGGCGGTGGACGCCATCATGGCCGCCGACCTGGTGGTGCTCGGACCCGGCTCGTGGTTCACCAGCGTCATCCCGCACGTGCTGGTGCCCGGACTGGCCGCGGCACTCAATGCCACCACCGCCCGCCGGGCGTTGGTACTCAATCTGGCCGCCGAGCCGGGGGAGACCGCCGGATTCTCCGCCGAGCGCCATATCCACGTCCTCGCCCAGCACGCGCCGGGCTTCCGCGTCGACGAGATCATCATCGACGCCTGCCGGGTGCCCAGCGACCGTGAGCGCGAGCAACTGGTGCGGACCGCCGCACTTTTGGGTGCTCAAGTCGAGTTTGCCGACGTATCCCGACCTGGTACACAGTTACATGACCCGTCGATGCTGGCCGCCGCGCTGGAAGGTGTGCGGGTGCGCGGACCGATGCCCGGCGTCATCGGCGAACAACCGACAACCCCCGCGCCGGTCCGGCCGGGCGACCTGCGACACGGAGAACACGGGCAGCGATCAATGAACGCACCAAGGGGGGACGACTCGTGGCGATGA
- the whiA gene encoding DNA-binding protein WhiA, with protein MTAEVKDELSRLVVSSVSARRAEVSALLRFAGGLHIVAGRVVVEAEVDLGIIARRLRKDIYDLYGYNAVVHVLSASGIRKSTRYVVRVAKDGEALARQTGLLDLRGRPVRGLPAQVVGGSVADAEAAWRGAFLAHGSLTEPGRSSALEVSCPGPEAALALVGAARRLGISAKAREVRGSDRVVVRDGEAIGALLTRMGAQDTRLTWEERRMRREVRATANRLANFDDANLRRSARAAVAAAARVERALDILGDTVPDHLAQAGRLRVEHRQASLEELGRLAEPPMTKDAVAGRIRRLLSMADRKAKQDGIPDTESAVTPDLLEDA; from the coding sequence ATGACGGCCGAGGTCAAGGACGAGCTGAGTCGCCTGGTCGTGAGCTCGGTCAGCGCGCGCCGCGCCGAGGTGTCGGCGCTACTGCGGTTCGCAGGGGGCCTGCACATCGTCGCGGGCCGGGTTGTGGTGGAGGCCGAGGTGGATCTCGGCATCATCGCCCGCCGCCTGCGCAAGGACATCTACGACCTGTACGGCTACAACGCCGTGGTGCACGTGCTGTCGGCAAGCGGCATCCGTAAGAGCACCCGGTATGTGGTGCGGGTGGCCAAGGACGGAGAGGCCCTGGCCCGCCAGACCGGGCTGCTGGACCTGCGCGGCCGGCCGGTGCGCGGGCTGCCTGCCCAGGTGGTCGGCGGCAGCGTCGCCGATGCCGAAGCCGCTTGGCGCGGAGCGTTTTTGGCCCACGGCTCACTGACCGAGCCGGGCCGTTCGTCGGCGCTGGAAGTCAGCTGCCCCGGCCCGGAGGCCGCCCTGGCTCTCGTCGGCGCGGCCCGTCGTCTCGGCATCAGCGCCAAGGCCAGGGAGGTGCGTGGCAGCGACCGCGTCGTGGTGCGCGACGGGGAGGCCATCGGCGCCCTGCTCACCAGGATGGGCGCCCAGGACACCAGGTTGACCTGGGAGGAACGGCGGATGCGTCGTGAGGTGCGGGCCACCGCCAACCGGCTCGCCAATTTCGACGATGCCAACCTGCGCCGCTCGGCCAGGGCCGCCGTCGCCGCCGCCGCCCGGGTGGAGCGCGCGCTGGACATCCTGGGTGATACCGTGCCGGATCACCTGGCCCAGGCCGGCAGGCTTCGGGTTGAACACCGGCAGGCGTCGCTGGAGGAATTGGGCAGGCTGGCCGAGCCGCCGATGACCAAAGACGCAGTGGCCGGGCGTATCCGGCGACTGTTGTCGATGGCGGACCGGAAGGCCAAACAGGACGGCATTCCCGACACCGAGTCTGCGGTCACCCCCGATCTGCTCGAGGACGCCTGA
- the gap gene encoding type I glyceraldehyde-3-phosphate dehydrogenase, giving the protein MTIRVGVNGFGRIGRNFFRALDAQKAAGKNTDIEIVAVNDLTSNATLAHLLKFDSILGRLPYDVSLEGEDTIVVGDQKIKALSVKEGPSALPWGDLGVDVVVESTGIFTKRDKAQGHLDAGAKKVIISAPASDEDITIVLGVNEDKYDGSQNIISNASCTTNCLGPLAKVLNDEFGIVKGLMTTIHAYTQDQNLQDGPHSDLRRARAAAINIVPTSTGAAKAIGLVLPELKGKLDGYALRVPIPTGSVTDLTAELKKSATADEINAAMKAAAEGKLKGILKYYDAPIVSSDIVTDPHSSLFDAGLTKVIDNQAKVVSWYDNEWGYSNRLADLVALVGKSL; this is encoded by the coding sequence GTGACCATCCGGGTAGGCGTTAACGGCTTCGGTCGAATCGGACGCAACTTCTTCCGCGCCCTCGACGCGCAGAAGGCGGCGGGCAAGAACACCGACATCGAGATCGTCGCTGTCAACGACCTGACCTCGAACGCGACGCTCGCGCACCTGCTGAAGTTCGACTCGATCCTCGGCCGGCTGCCCTACGACGTCAGCCTGGAGGGCGAGGACACCATCGTCGTCGGCGACCAGAAGATCAAGGCGCTCTCGGTCAAGGAAGGCCCGTCGGCGCTGCCGTGGGGCGACCTCGGGGTCGACGTCGTGGTCGAGTCGACCGGCATCTTCACCAAGCGTGACAAGGCGCAGGGCCACCTCGACGCCGGTGCCAAGAAGGTCATCATCTCCGCGCCCGCCAGCGACGAGGACATCACCATCGTGCTCGGCGTGAACGAGGACAAGTACGACGGCAGCCAGAACATCATTTCCAACGCCTCGTGCACCACCAACTGCCTCGGCCCGCTGGCCAAGGTCCTCAACGACGAGTTCGGCATCGTCAAGGGCCTGATGACCACCATCCACGCCTACACCCAGGACCAGAACCTGCAGGACGGCCCGCACAGCGATCTGCGCCGTGCCCGCGCCGCCGCCATCAACATCGTGCCGACCTCGACCGGCGCGGCCAAGGCCATCGGCCTGGTGCTTCCCGAGCTGAAGGGCAAGCTGGACGGCTACGCCCTGCGGGTACCGATCCCCACGGGCTCGGTGACCGACCTGACCGCCGAGCTGAAGAAGTCGGCGACCGCCGACGAGATCAACGCCGCCATGAAGGCCGCAGCCGAGGGCAAGCTCAAGGGCATCCTGAAGTACTACGACGCCCCGATCGTCTCCAGCGATATCGTCACCGACCCGCACAGCTCGCTGTTCGACGCCGGTCTGACCAAGGTCATCGACAACCAGGCCAAGGTCGTCTCCTGGTACGACAACGAGTGGGGCTACTCCAACCGCCTCGCCGATCTGGTTGCGCTGGTCGGTAAGTCGCTGTAG
- a CDS encoding phosphoglycerate kinase, which translates to MAIKSLSDLLADGVEGRGVLVRSDLNVPLDDSGNITDPGRIIASVPTLKALAEAGAKVVVTAHLGRPKGEPDPKFSLAPVAAALGERLGRHVQLAGDVVGTDALARAEGLTDGDVLLLENIRFDARETSKDDAERLALAKALAGLVEAADGTPGAFVSDGFGVVHRKQASVYDVATLLPHYAGTLVDTEVKVLEQLTSSTERPYAVVLGGSKVSDKLAVIENLATKADSIVIGGGMCFTFLAAQGVSVGSSLLQEEMIDTCKKLLETYGDVIHLPVDIVAAEKFAADAAAETVAADQIPDGKMGLDIGPESVKRFSALLSNAKTVFWNGPMGVFEFEAFSAGTKGVAEAIIGATGKGAFSVVGGGDSAAAVRLLGLPEDGFSHISTGGGASLEYLEGKTLPGIDVLEA; encoded by the coding sequence ATGGCGATCAAATCACTGTCTGACCTGCTCGCCGACGGTGTTGAAGGTCGGGGCGTGCTGGTGCGCTCCGACCTCAACGTCCCCCTCGACGACAGCGGGAACATCACCGATCCGGGGCGCATCATCGCCTCGGTCCCCACGCTGAAGGCACTCGCCGAGGCCGGCGCCAAGGTCGTGGTGACCGCGCACCTGGGCCGCCCCAAGGGTGAGCCGGATCCGAAGTTCTCCCTCGCCCCCGTCGCGGCGGCGTTGGGGGAGCGCCTCGGCAGGCACGTGCAGTTGGCCGGCGATGTCGTCGGTACCGATGCGCTTGCCCGCGCCGAAGGTCTCACCGACGGTGACGTGCTGCTGCTGGAGAACATCCGCTTCGACGCGCGGGAGACCTCCAAGGATGACGCCGAGCGCCTCGCGCTCGCCAAGGCGCTCGCCGGACTCGTCGAGGCCGCCGACGGAACCCCCGGCGCGTTCGTCTCCGACGGGTTCGGTGTCGTGCACCGCAAGCAGGCCTCGGTCTACGACGTCGCCACGCTGCTGCCGCATTACGCGGGCACGCTGGTCGACACCGAGGTCAAGGTGCTCGAGCAGCTGACCAGCTCGACCGAGCGGCCGTACGCCGTGGTGCTCGGCGGGTCCAAGGTCTCCGACAAGCTCGCGGTGATCGAGAACCTGGCCACCAAGGCCGACAGTATCGTCATCGGCGGCGGCATGTGCTTCACCTTCCTTGCCGCACAGGGCGTTTCGGTCGGTTCCTCGCTGCTGCAGGAGGAGATGATCGATACGTGCAAGAAGCTGCTGGAGACCTACGGTGACGTGATCCACCTGCCGGTGGACATCGTGGCGGCGGAGAAGTTCGCCGCCGATGCCGCGGCCGAGACGGTGGCCGCCGACCAGATCCCCGACGGCAAGATGGGCCTGGACATCGGGCCCGAGTCGGTCAAGCGGTTCAGCGCGCTGCTGTCCAACGCCAAGACGGTGTTCTGGAACGGCCCGATGGGTGTCTTCGAGTTCGAGGCGTTCTCGGCGGGCACCAAGGGTGTCGCCGAGGCCATCATCGGGGCCACCGGCAAGGGTGCGTTCAGTGTCGTCGGCGGTGGCGATTCCGCGGCCGCGGTGCGGCTGCTGGGTCTGCCGGAGGACGGCTTCTCGCACATCTCGACCGGCGGCGGGGCGTCGCTGGAGTATCTGGAGGGCAAGACCCTCCCCGGTATTGACGTTCTGGAGGCGTGA
- the tpiA gene encoding triose-phosphate isomerase produces MARKPLIAGNWKMNLNHFEAIALVQKIAFALPDKYFDKVDVTVIPPFTDLRSVQTLVDGDKLRLTYGAQDVSQHDSGAYTGEISGAFLAKLGVTFAVVGHSERRTYHGETDELVAAKAAAALKHGLTPIVCIGESLEVREAGNHVEFNVESLRGSLAGLKADQIAQVVIAYEPVWAIGTGRVASAADAQEVCAAIRAELAELANKDVAASVRVLYGGSVNAKNVGEIVGQTDVDGALVGGASLDGEQFATLSAIAAGGPLP; encoded by the coding sequence ATGGCACGTAAGCCGCTGATCGCCGGCAACTGGAAGATGAACCTCAATCACTTCGAGGCCATCGCTCTGGTGCAGAAGATCGCATTCGCCTTGCCGGACAAGTACTTCGACAAGGTCGACGTGACCGTCATCCCGCCGTTCACCGATCTGCGCAGCGTGCAGACACTGGTCGACGGGGACAAACTGCGCCTGACCTACGGTGCGCAGGACGTCTCGCAGCACGACTCGGGTGCCTATACCGGTGAGATCAGCGGCGCGTTCCTGGCCAAGCTGGGTGTCACCTTCGCCGTCGTCGGACACTCCGAGCGGCGCACCTACCACGGTGAGACCGACGAGCTGGTGGCCGCCAAGGCGGCCGCCGCCCTCAAGCACGGCCTCACCCCGATCGTGTGCATCGGTGAATCCCTGGAGGTCCGCGAGGCGGGCAACCACGTCGAGTTCAACGTGGAGTCGCTGCGGGGCTCCCTGGCCGGCCTGAAGGCCGACCAGATCGCCCAGGTCGTCATCGCCTACGAGCCCGTCTGGGCGATCGGTACCGGCCGGGTGGCCAGCGCCGCCGATGCGCAGGAAGTGTGCGCCGCGATCCGCGCCGAGTTGGCGGAGTTGGCGAACAAGGACGTGGCGGCCTCGGTGCGGGTGCTCTACGGCGGCTCCGTGAACGCCAAGAATGTCGGTGAGATCGTCGGGCAGACCGATGTCGACGGCGCGCTGGTCGGCGGTGCCTCGCTGGACGGCGAGCAGTTCGCCACCCTGTCGGCCATCGCGGCCGGCGGGCCACTGCCCTGA
- the secG gene encoding preprotein translocase subunit SecG, producing MELALQIVLVITSLLTVLLVLLHRAKGGGLSTLFGGGVQSSLSGSTVVEKNLDRLTLFVIGIWLVSIVGMALRIKYNA from the coding sequence ATGGAACTCGCCCTGCAGATCGTGCTTGTCATCACCAGTCTGTTGACGGTGCTGCTGGTACTGCTGCACCGCGCCAAGGGCGGCGGTCTGTCCACCCTCTTCGGTGGTGGCGTGCAGTCCAGCCTGTCCGGGTCGACGGTCGTCGAGAAGAACCTCGACCGATTGACCCTCTTCGTCATCGGCATCTGGCTGGTGTCGATCGTGGGCATGGCGCTGCGCATCAAATACAACGCCTGA